One window of Microtus pennsylvanicus isolate mMicPen1 chromosome X, mMicPen1.hap1, whole genome shotgun sequence genomic DNA carries:
- the LOC142840484 gene encoding odorant-binding protein-like gives MVKFLLLALAFGLAHAEIEGRWDTIAIAADNVDKIVEEGPLRLYVRELTCNEGCNELEITFYVNANGQCSKTKITGYMQEDGKYRTQFEGDVRFKSVHATPDNIVFISKNVDRAGRTTNLIYVVGKGQPLTPEQYEKLEEFAKEQNIPTENIQNVLATDTCPQ, from the exons ATGGTAAAATTTCTACTGCTGGCTTTGGCATTTGGCCTGGCTCATGCGGAG atTGAAGGAAGGTGGGATACCATTGCAATTGCTGCTGACAATGTGGACAAGATAGTGGAAGAAGGACCTCTGAGACTCTACGTTCGTGAACTTACTTGTAATGAGGGATGTAATGAATTGGAAATCACATTTTACGTCAA TGCGAATGGCCAATGTTCAAAGACCAAAATCACTGGGTATATGCAAGAAGATGGCAAGTACAGAACCCAGT TTGAAGGTGATGTTAGATTTAAATCTGTGCATGCAACACCAGACAACATAGTCTTTATCAGTAAGAATGTGGATCGAGCTGGCCGGACAACAAACCTGATTTATGTTGTTG GAAAAGGTCAACCTTTGACTCCTGAACAATATGAAAAACTTGAGGAATTTGCCAAGGAACAGAACATTCCAACAGAAAACATTCAAAATGTTCTGGCTACAG ATACTTGTCCTCAATAA